In Crassostrea angulata isolate pt1a10 chromosome 6, ASM2561291v2, whole genome shotgun sequence, a genomic segment contains:
- the LOC128190115 gene encoding uncharacterized protein LOC128190115 isoform X1, with protein sequence MRTAEESDKRDVSSGPPLEIYIILRPEIYISSQESWSRPHNDHISLDGRYLNPGGDRSSADLCKALIRLRYPSSLRILQLPCGNFRFQAFPRRKKTPSLLDETHLTKQREVPI encoded by the exons ATGCGAACAGCAGAAGAGTCTGACAAGAGAGATGTCAGCTCGGGGCCGCCGCTGGAAATTTACATCATTTTACGGCCCGAAATTTACATCTCCTCACAGGAA TCTTGGAGCCGGCCACACAACGACCACATCAGCCTAGACGGGCGATATCTAAACCCAGGAGGTGATCGGTCTTCTGCTGACCTTTGTAAAGCATTGATCAGATTAAGATATCCATCGTCATTGCGTATTCTACAG CTGCCCTGTGGAAATTTTCGTTTCCAGGCTTTTccgagaagaaaaaaaactcccaGTCTGCTTGATGAGACTCATTTGACAAAACAGAGAGAAGTTCCAATTTAA
- the LOC128190115 gene encoding uncharacterized protein LOC128190115 isoform X2 → MRTAEESDKRDVSSGPPLEIYIILRPEIYISSQESWSRPHNDHISLDGRYLNPGGDRSSADLCKALIRLRYPSSLRILQVSIALVMSLLCRRFHTE, encoded by the exons ATGCGAACAGCAGAAGAGTCTGACAAGAGAGATGTCAGCTCGGGGCCGCCGCTGGAAATTTACATCATTTTACGGCCCGAAATTTACATCTCCTCACAGGAA TCTTGGAGCCGGCCACACAACGACCACATCAGCCTAGACGGGCGATATCTAAACCCAGGAGGTGATCGGTCTTCTGCTGACCTTTGTAAAGCATTGATCAGATTAAGATATCCATCGTCATTGCGTATTCTACAG GTGTCCATAGCGCTTGTCATGTCTTTGTTGTGTAGACGGTTCCACACAGAATAA